A window of the Leucothrix mucor DSM 2157 genome harbors these coding sequences:
- a CDS encoding SDR family NAD(P)-dependent oxidoreductase: MKTILITGCSSGIGYCVAKGLQSKGYRVLATTRKPDDVARLQQEGLESFVLDVSDSNSIINAVETIETLCNGELYAVFNNAGYGQAGAVEDLSREAMEKQFATNVFGAMELTNRLIPLLRKQSAARILFNSSVLGLITLPYRGAYNASKFAMEGFADTLRLELHRTKIDVSLIEPGPVTSHFRPNSLAALKANIDIEGSVHRKQYQRQIKRMETVGPSAPFTLPPEAVLAKVIHALESNKPKPRYYVTFPTYLFGTLRRILPTRWLDKVLLYVSKSEMQ; the protein is encoded by the coding sequence ATGAAAACTATACTGATTACAGGATGCTCAAGTGGCATCGGCTACTGCGTGGCCAAAGGCTTGCAGTCCAAAGGCTACCGCGTATTGGCAACCACTCGAAAGCCTGACGATGTAGCGCGCCTACAGCAAGAAGGGCTAGAAAGCTTTGTGCTGGATGTCAGTGATTCAAACAGCATTATCAATGCCGTTGAGACCATTGAAACCTTATGCAATGGCGAGCTGTATGCGGTATTCAATAACGCCGGCTACGGACAAGCCGGTGCTGTTGAAGACTTAAGCCGAGAAGCCATGGAAAAGCAATTCGCTACCAATGTGTTTGGCGCGATGGAACTGACCAATCGCTTGATCCCCTTACTCAGAAAACAAAGTGCTGCGCGAATTTTATTTAATAGCTCCGTGTTAGGCCTAATCACTCTGCCATATCGTGGCGCTTACAATGCCAGCAAGTTTGCCATGGAAGGTTTTGCCGACACGCTGCGCTTAGAACTTCACCGCACTAAGATTGACGTTAGCTTGATCGAGCCAGGCCCGGTCACTAGCCATTTTCGCCCCAACTCTCTGGCAGCCTTAAAAGCGAATATTGATATCGAAGGCAGCGTTCACCGCAAACAGTATCAGCGACAAATAAAACGCATGGAAACCGTTGGCCCCAGCGCGCCATTTACACTACCGCCCGAGGCCGTTTTGGCAAAAGTCATTCATGCATTGGAAAGTAACAAGCCAAAGCCTCGTTATTACGTCACCTTCCCCACTTACTTATTTGGGACTTTGCGCAGAATTCTCCCCACCCGCTGGCTGGATAAGGTACTTTTGTATGTTTCAAAATCGGAAATGCAATAA
- a CDS encoding DUF4743 domain-containing protein — translation MGYLRHIRQCNQFAAEDFLPFYIGQQCYGLTHKNHISHLLDWPEVFDADGEGLYLNPALDTPEARTQAVDPIMRSLHQQGVIDSWVGEQYSISTTFGGNSMMLIERAAVAFLGIKGYGIHMNGLVQKADGVYVWVAVRSLSKPFWPGQLDQMVAGGQPEGIGLLDNLVKEAGEEAAIPESVARTASFEGEIHYCAATHRGINNDGIFIYDLWLDEDFVPHNTDGEVESFQLMSLKEMAEIVETSDKFKDNCNLVNIDLLLRQGVIDQSHPEYQAITDTLYQQNNALSN, via the coding sequence ATGGGCTATCTAAGACATATCCGGCAATGCAATCAATTCGCAGCTGAAGACTTTTTACCGTTCTACATTGGTCAACAGTGTTACGGTTTAACCCATAAAAATCACATTAGTCATCTGTTGGATTGGCCTGAGGTGTTTGATGCTGATGGCGAAGGTTTGTACCTGAATCCAGCTCTGGATACTCCGGAAGCTCGCACTCAGGCAGTTGACCCCATTATGCGCAGCCTGCACCAGCAAGGCGTAATCGATTCATGGGTCGGTGAGCAATACAGCATTAGTACGACCTTTGGCGGTAACTCGATGATGTTGATCGAGCGGGCCGCTGTCGCGTTTCTTGGCATTAAGGGCTACGGCATTCACATGAATGGTCTGGTGCAAAAAGCGGATGGTGTTTATGTGTGGGTTGCGGTGCGCTCATTAAGCAAACCTTTCTGGCCGGGCCAATTAGATCAAATGGTCGCTGGTGGCCAACCTGAGGGCATCGGCTTGCTCGATAACTTAGTAAAAGAGGCCGGTGAAGAGGCCGCTATTCCAGAGTCCGTCGCTCGAACCGCCAGCTTCGAAGGTGAAATTCATTATTGCGCAGCCACTCATCGCGGCATTAACAATGATGGCATTTTCATTTATGACCTGTGGCTGGACGAAGACTTTGTACCGCACAATACCGACGGCGAAGTTGAGTCTTTCCAATTGATGTCACTGAAAGAAATGGCGGAGATCGTCGAAACCAGCGATAAATTCAAAGATAACTGCAACTTAGTCAATATTGACCTGTTATTGCGACAAGGTGTTATTGACCAATCACATCCGGAGTATCAGGCAATTACTGATACGCTATACCAACAAAACAATGCGCTGAGCAATTAA
- a CDS encoding leucyl aminopeptidase family protein, with translation MPYTSDLTHDYIPLTPVPKSQLDSLIKLSKPVVANWIKQSGFQAGEGEFCLISNEHGDLSEVLIGIPETGERRWALAGLPSKLPAKRYQLHCNWSEAEQTQALIGWGLGCYQFDHFIDKDKRSALIHLPQSMKTTVMAFYESLCTVRDLINMPANHMMPEHLSQELRTLATEYHARFSEVVGDELLQQNYPTIHAVGRASDHAPRLLSLHWGDPEHKKLILVGKGVCFDTGGLDLKPSSSMRQMKKDMGGAAHVLGLAKLIMSLKLPVSLEVLIPAVDNAVSGDAFRPGDVIVTRSGISVEIDNTDAEGRLVLCDALTQACEDEPDLILDFATLTGAARVALGTEVPVLFSNHDELARDIHQQSIKSEELIWQLPLYKPYFGGLKSTVADMMNATSGGYGGAITAALYLNEFVDDDIEWGHIDLMAFNIRDRPGRPIGGEAMGLFSVFDYLQSRYTE, from the coding sequence ATGCCTTATACCAGTGACCTCACTCATGACTACATCCCACTTACGCCGGTTCCAAAAAGCCAGCTCGACTCACTGATCAAGCTCTCTAAACCGGTCGTTGCTAACTGGATTAAACAATCAGGCTTTCAGGCCGGCGAAGGTGAGTTTTGTCTAATCAGCAATGAACACGGCGATTTAAGCGAAGTACTGATTGGCATTCCGGAAACCGGTGAGCGACGCTGGGCGCTGGCTGGACTGCCATCCAAGCTACCCGCTAAGCGCTACCAACTGCATTGCAACTGGAGCGAAGCCGAACAGACCCAAGCGCTGATTGGTTGGGGACTGGGTTGTTACCAGTTTGATCACTTCATTGATAAGGATAAACGCAGCGCATTAATTCATTTGCCTCAGTCAATGAAAACGACCGTGATGGCTTTTTATGAGTCGCTATGCACCGTACGCGATCTTATCAATATGCCAGCGAACCACATGATGCCAGAGCATTTATCCCAAGAGCTACGCACGCTAGCCACGGAATATCATGCCCGCTTTAGTGAAGTAGTTGGTGATGAATTATTGCAGCAGAACTACCCAACAATTCATGCTGTTGGCCGCGCGAGCGACCATGCTCCACGCTTGCTGTCATTGCATTGGGGTGACCCTGAGCATAAGAAGCTTATTTTAGTGGGCAAAGGTGTGTGTTTTGATACTGGTGGATTAGACCTGAAGCCATCTTCCTCAATGCGCCAAATGAAAAAAGACATGGGTGGTGCGGCGCATGTACTTGGCCTTGCTAAGCTGATTATGTCGCTTAAGCTTCCTGTGTCGTTAGAAGTCTTGATCCCAGCCGTTGATAATGCTGTTTCCGGCGATGCCTTTCGCCCTGGCGATGTGATTGTGACCCGCAGTGGTATCAGCGTCGAGATTGACAATACTGATGCCGAAGGTCGTCTAGTACTTTGTGATGCGCTAACGCAAGCCTGTGAAGACGAACCTGATCTGATTCTGGACTTTGCCACACTTACTGGCGCTGCCCGCGTGGCATTAGGCACCGAAGTGCCAGTATTATTCAGCAACCATGATGAGTTAGCTCGTGATATTCATCAGCAATCGATTAAAAGCGAAGAGTTGATCTGGCAATTGCCTTTGTATAAGCCTTACTTTGGCGGACTCAAAAGCACTGTTGCTGACATGATGAATGCAACGTCTGGTGGCTATGGTGGCGCAATCACGGCTGCTTTATATCTAAATGAATTTGTGGATGATGATATTGAGTGGGGACATATTGATCTGATGGCCTTTAATATTCGTGATCGCCCCGGACGGCCGATCGGTGGAGAAGCTATGGGATTGTTCTCAGTATTTGATTACTTGCAGAGTCGCTACACAGAATAA